The following proteins are co-located in the Bosea sp. AS-1 genome:
- a CDS encoding isovaleryl-CoA dehydrogenase, with protein MLANAPRPFNFDLGETADAIRDTVHAFAQEKIAPRAEEIDKSNQFPRDLWPEMGALGLHGMTVEEEYGGTGLGYLEHCIAVEEVSRASASVGLSYGAHSNLCVNQIRRNGNEAQKRKYLPKLISGEHVGALAMSEPGSGSDVVSMRTRAEKKGDRYVLNGNKMWITNGPIAETLVVYAKTDPEAGPRGITAFLIEKGMKGFSTHQKLDKLGMRGSDTCELVFQDCEVPEGNVLGTVGRGVNVLMSGLDYERVVLAAGPLGIMQAALDVVMPYVHERKQFGQSIGEFQLVQGKVADMYVAMNSCRAYVYAVAKACDRGETTREDAAGAILIAAEKATQVALDAIQLLGGNGYINDYPTGRLLRDAKLYEIGAGTSEIRRMLIGRELFNKTK; from the coding sequence ATGCTTGCCAACGCGCCGCGCCCCTTCAATTTCGATCTCGGCGAGACTGCCGATGCGATCCGCGACACGGTCCATGCCTTCGCGCAGGAGAAGATCGCCCCACGCGCCGAGGAGATCGACAAGAGCAACCAATTCCCGCGCGACCTCTGGCCGGAGATGGGCGCGCTCGGTTTGCACGGCATGACGGTCGAGGAGGAGTATGGCGGCACCGGCCTCGGCTATCTCGAGCACTGCATCGCGGTCGAGGAGGTCTCGCGCGCTTCGGCCTCGGTCGGCCTCTCCTACGGCGCCCACTCCAATCTCTGCGTCAACCAGATCCGCCGGAACGGCAATGAGGCGCAGAAGCGCAAATACCTGCCCAAGCTGATCTCCGGCGAGCATGTCGGTGCGCTCGCCATGTCGGAGCCGGGTTCGGGCTCGGACGTCGTCTCGATGCGCACCCGCGCCGAGAAGAAGGGCGACCGCTACGTCCTCAACGGCAACAAGATGTGGATCACCAACGGCCCGATCGCCGAGACGCTGGTGGTCTATGCCAAGACCGATCCGGAAGCCGGCCCGCGCGGCATCACCGCCTTCCTGATCGAGAAGGGCATGAAGGGCTTCTCGACCCATCAGAAGCTCGACAAGCTCGGCATGCGCGGCTCGGACACCTGCGAGCTCGTCTTTCAGGATTGCGAGGTCCCGGAGGGGAATGTGCTCGGGACCGTCGGGCGCGGCGTCAACGTGCTGATGTCCGGCCTCGACTATGAGCGCGTCGTCCTGGCAGCCGGCCCGCTCGGCATCATGCAGGCGGCGCTCGACGTGGTCATGCCCTATGTCCATGAGCGCAAGCAGTTCGGTCAGTCGATCGGCGAGTTCCAGCTTGTCCAGGGCAAGGTCGCCGACATGTATGTCGCGATGAATTCCTGCCGCGCCTATGTCTACGCCGTCGCCAAGGCTTGCGACCGTGGCGAGACCACCCGCGAGGACGCTGCCGGCGCCATCCTGATCGCGGCCGAGAAGGCGACGCAGGTCGCGCTCGATGCGATCCAGCTCCTCGGCGGCAACGGCTATATCAACGACTATCCGACCGGCCGCCTGCTGCGCGACGCCAAGCTCTACGAGATCGGCGCCGGCACCAGCGAGATCCGCCGCATGCTGATCGGGCGGGAGCTGTTCAACAAGACGAAGTGA